A stretch of the Capsicum annuum cultivar UCD-10X-F1 chromosome 10, UCD10Xv1.1, whole genome shotgun sequence genome encodes the following:
- the LOC124888076 gene encoding uncharacterized protein LOC124888076 — translation MKIKLVFGGFTLHVCSVYVLQMGLKEEVKARFWEDLDEVVRSVPSAEKIVIARDFNGHIGILPRGYDDVYGGFGFGVRNGKGAALLDFARAFELIWKRVVKRRLKRVVPVSENQFRFMLGRSTTEAIHLVRRLVEQYR, via the exons ATGAAGATTAAGTTGGTCTTTGGGGGTTTTACATTGCATGTTTGTAGTGTTTATGTGCTGCAAATGGGCTTGAAAGAGGAGGTGAAGGCAAGATTTTGGGAAGATTTGGACGAGGTAGTGAGAAGCGTGCCTAGCGCGGAGAAGATCGTCATAGcaagggatttcaatgggcacattgggaTCCTACCTAGAGGTTATGACGATGTGTATGGTGGTTTTGGCTTCGGTGTTAGAAATGGCAAGGGAGCGGCCCTATTGGATTTTGCGAGAGCCTTTGAGCTG atttggaagAGAGTGGTTAAGCGGAGATTGAAGAGGGTTGTGCCTGTTTCAGAGAACCAGTTTAGATTTATGCTTGGTCGTtcaacgacagaggcaatccatttggtgaggagattagtggagcaataTAGATAA
- the LOC107844079 gene encoding ADP,ATP carrier protein 3, mitochondrial-like — MADESQHQSIFQKMHEHSRMFSQTSPYTYVNYTGSHNMSGGYVDEIIKSPFVATRQATILQRSRAPVLIQSTSEALLEKKTTSFVVDFLMGGVSATVSKMVAAPIERVKLLIQNQDKIIKSGRLSKPYKGIADCFTKTIKDEGVLSLWRGNTANVIRYFPTQALNFAFKDYFKRMFNFDKERDGYWMWFGVNLASGGAAGASSLLFVYSLDYARTRLANDAKAAQNGGERQFNGLIDVYQKTIKSDGIPGLYCGFTISCVGIVIYRGSYFGIYDSLKPVVLVGNLQT, encoded by the exons ATGGCGGATGAATCACAACATCAAtctatatttcaaaaaatgcATGAACACTCGCGCATGTTCTCTCAAACATCTCCATATACATATGTTAACTATACCGGTTCACACAATATGTCTGGTGGATATGTCGATGAGATTATAAAGAGTCCTTTTGTGGCGACTCGTCAAGCTACTATCTTGCAGCGATCCCGTGCTCCTGTGCTTATACAGTCTACATCAGAAGCTCTGTTAGAGAAGAAAACGACAAGTTTTGTCGTTGATTTTTTAATGGGAGGGGTTTCTGCTACTGTGTCTAAGATGGTTGCTGCTCCGATTGAGAGAGTCAAGCTTTTGATTCAGAATCAGGATAAGATAATCAAATCCGGTAGACTCTCGAAACCGTACAAAGGGATTGCTGATTGCTTTACCAAAACTATCAAGGATGAAGGTGTCCTTTCTCTTTGGAGAGGCAATACTGCAAATGTCATAAGATATTTCCCTACACAG GCGTTGAATTTTGCTTTTAAAGACTATTTTAAGAGAATGTTTAATTTCGATAAAGAAAGGGATGGCTACTGGATGTGGTTTGGAGTAAATTTAGCATCCGGTGGCGCTGCTGGTGCCTCATCCCTTTTATTTGTGTACTCGCTGGACTATGCCAGAACACGGCTTGCTAATGATGCCAAGGCTGCACAAAATGGCGGTGAGAGGCAGTTTAATGGTTTGATCGATGTTTATCAGAAAACCATCAAATCTGATGGTATTCCTGGTCTTTATTGTGGCTTCACCATCTCCTGTGTTGGAATAGTTATTTATCGTGGTTCGTACTTTGGAATATACGATTCGCTTAAACCTGTGGTTCTAGTTGGTAACTTGCAG